In the genome of Pseudomonas putida, one region contains:
- a CDS encoding DNA-3-methyladenine glycosylase I gives MRDYQWLHEYCLNRFGSAQALEAFLPQPRTPAQLRDIGDDRYLSTLALRVFRAGLKHSLVDAKWPAFEQVFFGFDPEKVVLMGAEHLERLMQDERIIRHLGKLKSVPRNAQMILDVAKEKGSFGAFIADWPVTDIVGLWKYLAKHGNQLGGLSAPRFLRMVGKDTFIPTDDMSAALIAQGVIDKQPTSQRDLALVQQAFNEWHEQSGRPLCQLSVMLAHTVNH, from the coding sequence ATGCGCGACTACCAGTGGCTGCATGAGTACTGCCTGAACCGCTTCGGTTCGGCACAGGCCTTGGAGGCCTTCCTGCCGCAGCCGCGCACGCCTGCGCAGCTGCGCGACATCGGCGATGATCGCTACCTGTCGACGCTGGCCCTGCGGGTGTTCCGCGCAGGGCTCAAGCACAGCCTGGTGGATGCCAAGTGGCCGGCCTTCGAGCAGGTGTTCTTCGGTTTCGACCCGGAAAAGGTCGTGCTGATGGGCGCCGAGCACCTTGAGCGGTTGATGCAGGACGAGCGGATCATCCGCCACCTGGGCAAGCTCAAGAGCGTGCCGCGCAATGCGCAGATGATTCTCGACGTGGCGAAGGAAAAGGGCAGTTTCGGTGCGTTCATCGCCGATTGGCCGGTGACCGACATCGTCGGGCTGTGGAAGTACCTGGCCAAGCATGGCAACCAATTGGGCGGGTTGTCGGCGCCGCGCTTTCTGCGCATGGTCGGCAAGGACACGTTCATCCCCACCGATGACATGAGCGCTGCCTTGATCGCCCAGGGCGTGATCGATAAACAGCCAACCAGCCAGCGTGACCTGGCGCTGGTGCAGCAGGCATTCAATGAGTGGCATGAGCAGAGCGGGCGGCCGCTGTGCCAGTTGTCGGTGATGCTGGCGCATACCGTCAATCATTGA
- the wrbA gene encoding NAD(P)H:quinone oxidoreductase — protein MSDPYVLMLYYSRHGSTSEMARHIARGVEMAGLEARLRTVPAISTECEAVAPDIPANGALYATLDDLRHCAGLALGSPTRFGNMAAPLKYFLDGTSSLWLGGELVGKPAAVFTSTASLHGGQETTLLSMMLPLMHHGMLVLGLPYSESALLETRGGGTPYGASHHAGADGKRELDPHEIALCRALGQRLANTAKALEGDRG, from the coding sequence GTGAGCGATCCTTACGTTCTGATGCTGTATTACAGCCGCCACGGCTCGACCAGCGAGATGGCCAGGCACATCGCCCGCGGCGTCGAGATGGCCGGTCTGGAGGCGCGCCTGCGCACCGTGCCGGCGATTTCCACCGAATGCGAAGCGGTGGCCCCGGACATCCCGGCCAACGGCGCGCTCTACGCCACCCTCGACGACCTGCGCCACTGCGCCGGCCTGGCCTTGGGCAGCCCGACCCGCTTCGGCAACATGGCCGCGCCGCTCAAGTACTTCCTCGATGGCACCAGCAGCCTGTGGCTGGGCGGTGAACTGGTCGGCAAGCCTGCGGCGGTGTTCACCTCCACCGCCAGCCTGCACGGCGGCCAGGAGACCACGCTGCTGTCGATGATGCTGCCGCTGATGCACCACGGCATGCTGGTACTGGGCCTGCCGTACAGCGAGTCGGCGCTGCTCGAGACCCGCGGCGGCGGCACGCCCTATGGCGCCAGCCACCACGCCGGCGCCGATGGCAAGCGCGAACTCGACCCGCACGAAATCGCCCTGTGCCGCGCCCTGGGCCAACGCCTGGCGAACACCGCCAAGGCCCTGGAGGGCGACCGTGGCTAG
- a CDS encoding response regulator — protein MLDRLGIRSRVLLLALLPASLMALVLGSYFTWLQQNELRTQLLQRGKMLAEQLAPLAAPSLANPAQAQELLERIASQALEQADVRAVAFLAPDRSRLAHAGPSMLNQAPTGGTGTQLLQRSGNDATRYLMPVFGHHRDLATQAVPAEAERLLGWVEIELSHDGTLLRGYRNLFTSLLLIFGCLSLTVLLALRMSRTINDPLSRIKHAVTQLKEGNLEQRLPSMGSHELDELAAGINRMAETLQNAHEELQHSIDQATEDVRQNLETIEIQNIELDMARKEALEASRIKSEFLANMSHEIRTPLNGILGFTHLLQRSEMTPRQLDYLNTIEKSADNLLGIINEILDFSKIEAGKLVLDSIPFNLRDLIQDTLTILAPAAHAKQLELLCLVYRDTPLSLIGDPLRLKQILTNLVSNAIKFTREGTIVVRAMVEDEQEDNVQLRISVQDTGIGLSPQDVRTLFQAFSQADNSLSRQPGGTGLGLVISKRLIEQMGGEIGVDSTPGEGSQFWISLNLPRAHDDAQEQPLQPLLGRRAAIVDSHELARQALEHQLEDCGLSVSLFASFDQLLQGVQAASQAGQPLEFAVLGANLGTLSPEQLGHYHQQLERLGCLCVVLCPTTEQALYHPYLPNAHGQLLSKPTCTRKLRRLLLELVQPRRATSDARASGTTRAPKILCVDDNPANLLLVQTLLEGLGAEVLALDNGYAAVKAVQDEPFDLVLMDVQMPGMDGRACTEQIRRWEASQSGSPLPIVALTAHAMANEKRALLHSGMDDYLTKPISERQLSQVVMKWTGLSLAPAMPERGTERAADSSELKVLDPEEGLRLAAGKPDLAADMLAMLLASLETDRESIRAAREQGDRTAMIERVHRLNGASRYCGVPQLRAACQRSETLLKQDSPQAVQALDELDRAIVRLAAQARLSA, from the coding sequence GTGCTCGATCGTTTGGGAATCAGAAGCCGGGTCCTGCTGTTGGCCCTGCTGCCAGCCAGCCTGATGGCCCTGGTGCTGGGAAGCTATTTCACCTGGCTGCAGCAAAACGAGCTGCGTACTCAGTTGCTCCAGCGCGGCAAGATGCTCGCCGAGCAGCTTGCGCCCTTGGCAGCGCCCTCTTTGGCCAATCCGGCCCAGGCCCAGGAGTTGCTCGAGCGCATCGCCTCCCAGGCGCTGGAGCAGGCCGATGTGCGTGCCGTGGCGTTTCTGGCCCCTGATCGCTCGCGCCTGGCCCATGCCGGCCCAAGCATGCTCAACCAGGCCCCAACCGGGGGGACTGGCACCCAACTGCTGCAACGCTCCGGCAACGATGCCACCCGCTACCTGATGCCGGTTTTCGGCCACCATCGTGACCTGGCCACCCAGGCGGTCCCCGCCGAAGCAGAGCGTCTGCTCGGCTGGGTCGAGATCGAGTTGTCTCACGACGGTACGTTGCTGCGCGGCTATCGCAACCTGTTCACCAGCCTGTTGTTGATCTTCGGCTGCCTGTCGCTCACCGTGCTGCTCGCCCTGCGCATGAGCCGGACGATCAACGACCCGCTCAGCCGCATCAAGCACGCCGTCACCCAGCTCAAGGAAGGCAACCTGGAGCAGCGTCTGCCGTCGATGGGCAGCCATGAGCTGGATGAGCTGGCGGCGGGCATCAACCGCATGGCCGAGACCCTGCAAAATGCCCACGAAGAGTTGCAGCACAGCATCGACCAGGCCACCGAAGACGTGCGCCAGAACCTGGAGACCATCGAGATCCAGAACATCGAACTGGACATGGCGCGCAAGGAAGCGCTGGAGGCCAGCCGCATCAAGTCCGAGTTCCTGGCCAACATGAGCCATGAGATTCGCACGCCGCTCAACGGCATCCTCGGCTTCACCCACCTGCTGCAACGCAGCGAGATGACCCCGCGCCAACTCGACTACCTCAATACCATCGAGAAGTCCGCCGACAACCTGCTGGGGATCATCAATGAGATCCTCGACTTCTCCAAGATCGAGGCCGGCAAGCTGGTGCTCGACAGCATCCCGTTCAACCTGCGCGACCTGATCCAGGACACGCTGACCATCCTGGCCCCCGCCGCCCACGCCAAGCAGTTGGAGCTGCTCTGCCTGGTCTACCGCGACACCCCGCTGTCGCTGATCGGCGACCCGCTGCGGCTCAAGCAGATCCTCACCAACCTGGTGAGCAATGCCATCAAGTTCACCCGCGAAGGCACCATCGTCGTTCGCGCCATGGTCGAGGACGAACAAGAAGACAACGTACAGTTGCGCATCAGCGTGCAGGACACCGGCATCGGCCTATCACCCCAGGATGTGCGCACCTTGTTCCAGGCCTTCAGCCAGGCCGACAACTCCTTGTCACGCCAGCCGGGCGGCACCGGCCTGGGCCTGGTGATCTCCAAGCGGCTTATCGAGCAGATGGGTGGCGAGATCGGCGTGGACAGCACCCCCGGGGAAGGTTCGCAGTTCTGGATCAGCCTCAACCTGCCACGGGCCCATGACGATGCCCAGGAACAGCCGCTGCAACCTTTGCTTGGTCGCCGCGCCGCCATCGTCGATAGCCACGAGCTCGCGCGCCAAGCCCTGGAGCACCAATTGGAGGATTGCGGCCTGAGCGTCAGCCTGTTCGCCTCCTTCGACCAGCTGTTGCAAGGTGTCCAGGCGGCGAGCCAGGCCGGTCAGCCATTGGAATTCGCGGTGCTGGGGGCCAACCTGGGCACGCTTTCGCCCGAACAGCTTGGCCATTATCACCAGCAACTGGAACGCCTGGGCTGTCTGTGCGTAGTGCTATGCCCGACCACCGAACAGGCGCTCTACCACCCCTACTTGCCCAATGCCCATGGCCAGTTGCTGTCCAAGCCGACCTGCACGCGAAAGCTGCGCCGCCTGCTGCTCGAACTGGTGCAACCGCGCCGTGCGACCAGCGACGCACGCGCCAGTGGCACGACCCGGGCGCCGAAGATTCTCTGCGTGGACGACAACCCAGCCAACCTACTGTTGGTGCAGACCCTGCTCGAAGGCCTGGGCGCCGAGGTGCTGGCGCTCGACAATGGCTATGCCGCGGTCAAGGCCGTGCAGGACGAGCCCTTCGATCTGGTCTTGATGGATGTGCAGATGCCGGGCATGGACGGGCGCGCCTGCACCGAGCAGATCCGCCGCTGGGAAGCCAGCCAGAGCGGCAGCCCCCTGCCCATCGTCGCCCTCACCGCACACGCCATGGCCAACGAGAAACGGGCCTTGCTGCACAGCGGCATGGACGACTACCTGACCAAACCGATCAGCGAGCGTCAGCTGTCCCAGGTGGTGATGAAGTGGACCGGACTGAGCCTGGCCCCCGCCATGCCAGAGCGCGGCACCGAGCGGGCCGCCGACAGCAGCGAGCTGAAGGTGCTCGACCCCGAGGAAGGCCTGCGCCTGGCCGCCGGCAAGCCGGACCTGGCTGCGGACATGCTGGCCATGCTGCTGGCGTCGCTCGAGACTGACCGCGAATCGATTCGTGCCGCCCGTGAGCAGGGCGATCGCACAGCGATGATCGAACGGGTCCATCGCCTCAACGGTGCCTCGCGCTACTGTGGCGTACCGCAACTGCGCGCAGCCTGCCAGCGCAGCGAGACCTTGCTCAAACAGGACAGCCCCCAGGCGGTGCAAGCCCTGGACGAACTGGACCGGGCCATCGTGCGCCTCGCGGCGCAGGCGCGGCTGAGCGCCTGA
- a CDS encoding TlpA disulfide reductase family protein, with the protein MARRLAAVLAITASLLLGGCGADYGLDQHGNTVKAEQIDGHWLVLNYWAEWCGPCRTEIPELNAAAKQWEAQGIKVVGVNFDGLQGQDLKQAAETLGIAFTVLAQDPAERYELPRSEALPVTYIIDDKGKVREQLMGEQTLEGLQAKLKALKGGA; encoded by the coding sequence ATGGCAAGGCGTTTGGCAGCAGTATTGGCCATCACCGCGAGCCTGTTGCTCGGCGGTTGCGGTGCGGACTACGGCTTGGATCAGCACGGCAACACGGTAAAGGCCGAGCAGATCGACGGGCACTGGCTGGTGCTCAACTACTGGGCCGAGTGGTGCGGCCCATGCCGTACGGAAATCCCCGAGCTCAACGCTGCGGCCAAGCAGTGGGAAGCCCAGGGCATCAAGGTGGTGGGGGTGAACTTCGACGGATTGCAGGGCCAGGACCTCAAGCAGGCCGCCGAAACCCTGGGTATCGCCTTTACCGTTCTCGCCCAGGACCCGGCCGAGCGCTACGAGCTGCCGCGCAGCGAGGCCTTGCCGGTGACCTATATCATCGATGACAAGGGCAAGGTGCGCGAGCAGTTGATGGGCGAACAGACCCTCGAAGGGCTGCAGGCCAAGCTCAAGGCCTTGAAAGGCGGCGCCTGA
- a CDS encoding SprT family zinc-dependent metalloprotease has translation MPELLKQRVETCYQQAETFFKRTFPRPEVSFKLRGQKAGVAHLHENLLRFNLQLYRENQEDFLRQTVAHEVAHLVAHQLFGDRIQAHGEEWQLIMRGVYELPPNRCHNYEVKRRVATRYIYRCPCPESDFPFTAQRHKLVRQGRRYLCRRCRAILVYSGETRVE, from the coding sequence ATGCCCGAGCTGCTCAAACAACGCGTCGAAACCTGCTACCAGCAAGCCGAAACCTTCTTCAAACGTACCTTCCCCCGCCCGGAAGTCAGTTTCAAGCTGCGCGGCCAGAAGGCCGGCGTCGCTCATCTTCACGAGAACCTGTTGCGCTTCAACCTGCAGCTGTACCGCGAGAACCAAGAGGACTTCCTGCGCCAGACCGTGGCTCATGAAGTCGCACACCTGGTGGCGCACCAGCTGTTCGGCGACAGGATCCAGGCCCATGGCGAGGAATGGCAACTGATCATGCGTGGCGTGTACGAACTGCCACCGAACCGTTGCCACAACTATGAAGTGAAGCGGCGCGTGGCCACCCGCTACATCTATCGCTGCCCCTGCCCGGAAAGTGACTTCCCGTTCACCGCACAGCGGCACAAGCTGGTGCGCCAGGGGCGGCGCTACCTGTGCCGGCGGTGCCGGGCGATCCTGGTGTACAGCGGCGAGACCCGCGTCGAATGA
- the ttcA gene encoding tRNA 2-thiocytidine(32) synthetase TtcA — MGTLSVNQNKLQKRLRRLAGEAITDYNMIEDGDKVMVCLSGGKDSYTMLDVLLHLQKVAPIKFQIVAVNMDQKQPGFPEHVLPAYLKELGVEYHIVEKDTYSVVKELVPEGKTTCSLCSRLRRGTLYTFADEIGATKMALGHHRDDIVETFFLNMFFNGSLKGMPPKLRADDGRNVVIRPLAYCSEKDIQAYSDMKEFPIIPCNLCGSQENLQRQVVKEMLLEWERKHPGRTENIFRALQNVAPSQLADRNLFDFTSLKIDESATPRFLDVLNI, encoded by the coding sequence ATGGGCACCCTCTCGGTCAACCAGAACAAACTGCAAAAACGCCTGCGTCGCCTCGCTGGCGAAGCCATCACCGACTACAACATGATCGAGGATGGCGACAAGGTCATGGTCTGCCTGTCCGGCGGCAAGGACAGCTACACCATGCTCGACGTTCTGTTGCACCTGCAGAAGGTGGCGCCGATCAAGTTCCAGATCGTCGCGGTGAACATGGACCAGAAGCAGCCAGGCTTCCCTGAGCACGTGCTGCCGGCCTACCTCAAGGAACTGGGCGTCGAGTACCACATCGTCGAGAAGGACACCTACTCGGTGGTCAAGGAGCTGGTTCCGGAAGGCAAGACCACCTGCTCGCTGTGCTCGCGCCTGCGCCGTGGCACGCTATACACCTTCGCCGACGAGATCGGTGCGACCAAGATGGCCTTGGGTCACCATCGCGACGACATCGTCGAGACCTTCTTCCTCAACATGTTCTTCAACGGCTCGCTCAAGGGCATGCCGCCGAAGCTGCGCGCCGACGATGGCCGTAACGTGGTGATCCGCCCGCTGGCCTACTGCAGCGAGAAGGACATCCAGGCCTACTCGGACATGAAGGAATTCCCGATCATCCCGTGCAACCTGTGCGGCTCCCAGGAAAACCTGCAGCGTCAGGTGGTCAAGGAAATGCTGCTGGAGTGGGAGCGTAAGCACCCGGGTCGTACCGAGAATATCTTCCGTGCCCTGCAGAACGTGGCACCGTCGCAGCTCGCCGACCGCAACCTGTTCGACTTCACCAGCCTGAAGATCGACGAAAGCGCTACGCCGCGTTTTCTCGATGTCCTGAACATCTGA
- a CDS encoding DUF2069 domain-containing protein produces the protein MARKPKVLPPLQWLAPRVRLTRALSLACFFGLIALLVVNNLWFANLHGARVEVILAIELIPLLLLLPGMLMGSARAHAWTCFVVNIYFIKGVLAAFDPARAVFGWVEVLVSLGLFVSALLYVRWKFQHERRMAGEG, from the coding sequence GTGGCTAGAAAGCCCAAGGTACTGCCGCCGCTGCAATGGCTCGCCCCACGGGTGCGGTTAACCCGCGCCCTGAGCCTGGCCTGCTTCTTCGGCCTGATCGCCCTCTTGGTGGTCAATAACCTGTGGTTCGCGAATCTGCATGGTGCGCGGGTCGAGGTGATCCTGGCCATCGAGCTGATCCCCCTGCTGCTGCTGTTGCCAGGCATGCTGATGGGCAGCGCCCGGGCCCATGCCTGGACGTGCTTCGTGGTGAATATCTATTTCATCAAGGGCGTGCTGGCGGCGTTCGACCCGGCACGGGCGGTGTTCGGCTGGGTGGAGGTGCTGGTGAGCCTGGGGCTGTTCGTCAGTGCCCTGCTGTATGTGCGCTGGAAGTTCCAGCATGAGCGGCGCATGGCGGGTGAAGGGTAA
- the arsC gene encoding arsenate reductase (glutaredoxin) (This arsenate reductase requires both glutathione and glutaredoxin to convert arsenate to arsenite, after which the efflux transporter formed by ArsA and ArsB can extrude the arsenite from the cell, providing resistance.) → MTDLTLYHNPRCSKSRGALELLEERGLAPTIVRYLETPPDAAILNALLGKLGIAPRQLLRTGEEEYKALDLANPALSDAQLIDAMVQHPKLIERPILVVGDKAVIGRPPEKVLEILP, encoded by the coding sequence ATGACTGATCTGACCCTCTATCATAACCCGCGCTGTTCGAAATCCCGCGGCGCCCTGGAACTGCTCGAAGAGCGCGGCCTGGCCCCGACCATCGTGCGCTACCTGGAAACCCCGCCGGATGCCGCCATCCTCAACGCGCTGCTCGGCAAGCTGGGCATCGCCCCGCGCCAGCTGCTGCGCACCGGCGAGGAGGAATACAAGGCCCTGGATCTGGCCAACCCCGCCCTGAGCGACGCCCAACTGATCGATGCCATGGTCCAGCACCCGAAGCTGATCGAGCGTCCGATCCTGGTCGTCGGTGACAAGGCGGTGATCGGCCGTCCGCCTGAGAAGGTGCTGGAGATCCTGCCGTGA
- a CDS encoding Yip1 family protein, with amino-acid sequence MIHHVLGLFTHPDQEWKEIRGEDESISHMYLTHTLILAAIPAVSAFIGTTQVGWVIGDRPAVMLTMESALWMSIMSYLAMLAGVAVMGAFIHWMARTYDATPSMAQCVAFATYTATPLFIGGLAALYPHLWLGMLVGTAAICYTVYLLYVGLPTFMNIPTDEGFLFSSSVLAVGLVVLVAIMAATVIIWGLGVGPVYTN; translated from the coding sequence ATGATCCATCACGTTCTGGGGCTGTTTACCCACCCTGACCAGGAGTGGAAGGAGATCCGTGGCGAGGACGAAAGCATCAGCCACATGTACCTAACCCACACGCTGATACTGGCCGCGATCCCGGCTGTCTCAGCGTTCATCGGCACCACCCAGGTCGGCTGGGTCATCGGTGATCGGCCGGCGGTGATGCTGACGATGGAAAGCGCACTCTGGATGAGCATCATGTCCTACCTGGCGATGCTCGCCGGGGTCGCGGTCATGGGTGCCTTCATCCACTGGATGGCTCGCACCTACGATGCCACCCCATCCATGGCGCAATGCGTGGCGTTTGCCACCTATACCGCCACCCCGCTGTTCATCGGCGGCCTGGCGGCGCTCTACCCGCACCTCTGGCTAGGCATGCTGGTGGGCACGGCGGCCATTTGCTACACGGTCTACCTGCTCTATGTCGGTCTGCCGACCTTCATGAACATCCCCACCGACGAAGGCTTCCTGTTCTCCAGCTCCGTGCTGGCGGTAGGCCTGGTGGTACTGGTGGCGATCATGGCCGCCACGGTGATCATCTGGGGGCTGGGTGTGGGGCCTGTCTATACCAACTAG
- a CDS encoding META domain-containing protein, whose product MKHLLTGALIAVGLLGCASEPSKLQPEQSYVLEWIGERRLIDYSHLTLILGEDGRAYGNAGCNHWFAPYTLEGDRISFGKVGKTRKLCAPALMDQEKRFLQALETVQRWDVSPIEQIRFWPAEGKPLRFWPEEG is encoded by the coding sequence GTGAAACATCTGTTGACCGGCGCACTGATTGCCGTCGGCCTGCTTGGCTGCGCATCGGAGCCTTCGAAATTGCAACCCGAGCAAAGCTACGTGCTGGAGTGGATCGGCGAGCGCCGGCTGATCGACTACAGCCACCTGACCCTGATCCTCGGCGAGGACGGCCGCGCCTATGGCAACGCCGGCTGCAACCACTGGTTCGCGCCTTACACCTTGGAAGGCGACCGCATCAGCTTCGGCAAGGTCGGCAAGACCCGCAAGCTGTGCGCCCCTGCTTTGATGGATCAGGAAAAACGCTTCCTCCAGGCGCTGGAGACCGTACAGCGCTGGGACGTTTCGCCGATCGAGCAGATCCGCTTCTGGCCGGCCGAGGGCAAGCCGCTGCGCTTCTGGCCTGAAGAAGGCTGA
- a CDS encoding 2-hydroxyacid dehydrogenase yields MRVLLFSSQHYDQESFTQAARDSGLELHYQSARLTQDTVALAHGFEVVCAFINDELDATVLERLAAGGTRLIALRSAGYNHVDLAAARRLGLSVVRVPAYSPHAVAEHAVALILALNRRLHRAYNRTREGDFTLHGLTGFDLYGKTVGVVGTGQIGAAFARIMAGFGCQLLAYDPSPNPELLALGARYVELPELLSQARIISLHCPLTEHTRHLINARSLASLQPGAMLINTGRGALVDTPALIVALKSGQLGYLGLDVYEEEAQLFFEDRSDLPLQDDVLARLLTFPNVIVTAHQAFLTHEALGAIASTTLDNIIRWTAGDPQNLVNG; encoded by the coding sequence ATGCGTGTCCTGTTGTTCAGCAGCCAACATTACGATCAGGAAAGCTTCACCCAAGCCGCCCGCGACAGCGGCCTGGAGCTGCATTACCAATCGGCCCGGCTGACCCAGGACACCGTCGCCCTGGCCCATGGCTTCGAGGTGGTCTGCGCGTTCATCAACGACGAGCTCGATGCCACGGTGCTCGAACGCCTGGCCGCCGGCGGTACACGCCTGATCGCCTTGCGTTCGGCAGGCTATAACCATGTCGACCTGGCTGCGGCCCGACGCCTGGGGCTGTCGGTGGTGCGGGTGCCGGCCTATTCGCCCCATGCCGTAGCCGAACACGCCGTGGCCCTGATCCTGGCGCTCAACCGACGCTTGCACCGGGCCTACAACCGCACCCGCGAAGGCGACTTCACCTTGCACGGCCTGACCGGCTTCGACCTGTACGGCAAGACCGTAGGCGTGGTCGGCACCGGCCAGATCGGCGCCGCCTTCGCCCGCATCATGGCCGGCTTCGGCTGCCAGTTGCTGGCCTACGACCCCTCCCCCAATCCCGAACTGCTTGCCCTGGGCGCCCGCTATGTGGAGCTGCCCGAACTGCTTAGCCAGGCACGCATCATCAGCCTGCACTGCCCGCTGACCGAGCACACCCGCCACTTGATCAACGCCAGGAGCCTGGCCAGCCTGCAACCCGGCGCCATGCTGATCAACACCGGGCGCGGCGCGCTGGTGGACACGCCGGCCCTGATCGTTGCACTCAAGAGCGGCCAGCTCGGCTACCTGGGGCTGGATGTCTATGAAGAGGAAGCGCAGTTGTTCTTCGAGGACCGCTCCGACCTGCCGCTGCAGGATGACGTGCTTGCCCGGCTGCTGACCTTCCCCAACGTGATCGTCACCGCGCACCAGGCGTTTCTCACCCATGAAGCGCTGGGAGCCATCGCCTCGACCACCCTGGACAACATCATCCGCTGGACGGCGGGCGATCCGCAGAATCTGGTGAACGGTTGA